A single region of the Salvia miltiorrhiza cultivar Shanhuang (shh) chromosome 8, IMPLAD_Smil_shh, whole genome shotgun sequence genome encodes:
- the LOC130996615 gene encoding uncharacterized protein LOC130996615 isoform X1: MDYAGNRSIISSPPRVGDKSSSIEDDCCLQIDGGRYLAIDSGGGNYYLSDHPTSIKGQKIPNERSGVPVFQVDRGGDYFELVTFGVLAGDLRHIWTAGDEILFNELFDLDSEEEILARPVFLPPAVAKYPKMPQKEYVPTAYDQSTTKKHCGPLILCKAPPPLPPLSGIPLALSIAMHYADHRSIISSIEDDYCLQIDGGRYLAIDSGGNYYLSDRPQPIKGEQIPSERLGARIFKIDRGGDYFDLVGFGILGRSDDATFVGGDKILFNDILKQVGSALEEEARGPELVCVPPFVVKYPKNKSHDVPFFDHIMNRVTLKTVSVFVDIRKAARKLKRSHEVESHNTYYANCRGA; the protein is encoded by the exons ATGGATTATGCAGGCAACAGATCGATTATATCTTCCCCTCCCCGAGTTGGAGACAAGAGCAGCAGCATTGAAGATGATTGTTGTTTGCAAATCGATGGTGGTCGGTATTTGGCAATTGATAGTGGTGGTGGAAATTATTATCTTTCCGACCACCCCACATCAATTAAAGGCCAAAAAATTCCAAACGAAAGGTCAGGTGTTCCTGTTTTTCAAGTAGATCGTGGCGGTGATTATTTTGAGCTCGTCACATTTGGAGTCTTAGCGGGTGATTTACGCCATATCTGGACTGCCGGGGACG AAATCTTATTCAATGAACTATTTGATCTTGACTCGGAAGAAGAGATCCTTGCACGACCAGTGTTTCTTCCCCCGGCTGTTGCCAAATATCCTAAAATGCCTCAAAAGGAATATGTGCCTACGGCTTACGACCAATCTACG ACAAAAAAACATTGTGGTCCGCTTATCCTTTGCAaagcgccgccgccgcttccGCCTCTCTCTGGCATTCCTCTGGCCCTCTCTATCGCTATGCATTATGCAGACCACAGATCGATTATATCCAGCATTGAAGATGATTATTGTTTGCAAATCGATGGTGGTCGGTATTTGGCAATTGATAGTGGTGGCAATTATTATCTTTCCGACCGCCCCCAACCAATCAAAGGCGAACAAATTCCAAGCGAAAGGTTGGGTGCGcgtatttttaaaattgatcgTGGTGGTGATTATTTTGATCTCGTCGGATTTGGAATCTTAGGGAGGAGTGATGATGCTACCTTTGTTGGCGGAGACAAAATCCTATTCAATGATATATTGAAACAAGTTGGATCGGCATTGGAAGAAGAAGCGAGGGGGCCAGAATTAGTGTGTGTTCCCCCCTTTGTTGTCAAATATCCTAAAAATAAGTCACATGATGTGCCTTTTTTTGACCACATAATGAACAGAGTCACATTAAAAACAGTTAGTGTGTTTGTTGACATACGTAAAGCTGCTAGGAAGCTTAAGAGAAGCCATGAAGTGGAGTCACATAACACGTACTATGCTAACTGTCGAGGAGCATGA
- the LOC130996616 gene encoding uncharacterized protein LOC130996616, producing MVSQPHTAKEENPNNSGNLSLKVMIQQSTGKLLYAQANEHFVEFLFSFLYIPLGGVEHLLAGNTCVKAIDNLYQSTSDLIDSKHFITLDTKMKLMKPKLPHGYISEGCIFPLIEERLPADYNDRSQFSSVKFPNGKESYLKGSPTYHVADDLTVTPFCIASTLSSLKEQKISISDVKEVEMQIGLKEACSILKASLTSTTALTDALLSGKSIKQPKREV from the exons ATGGTGTCTCAACCTCACACTGCGAAGGAAGAGAATCCCAATAACTCTGGGAATTTAAGTTTGAAAGTGATGATACAACAATCTACTGGTAAGCTTTTGTATGCTCAAGCTAATGAACACTTTGTAGAGTTTCTCTTTAGTTTCCTCTACATCCCATTGGGAGGAGTTGAGCATCTTCTTGCCGGTAACACTTGTGTTAAGGCTATAGACAACTTGTATCAGAGCACATCCGACCTTATAGATAGCAAGCATTTCATTACCCTGGATACAAAAATGAAGCTAATGAAACCCAAGCTTCCTCATGGCTATATTTCGGAAGGCTGCATTTTCCCTCTCATTGAAGAAAGATTGCCTGCTGACTACAATGATAGAAGCCAGTTTTCTAGTGTTAAGTTTCCCAATGGGAAGGAAAGTTATCTTAAAGGATCCCCAACTTATCATGTTGCGGATGATTTAACCGTTACCCCTTTTTGCATTGCCTCGACACTTTCCTCTCTTAAAGAGCAGAAAATCTCGATATCTGATGTCAAAGAAGTGGAGATGCAAATAGGGCTGAAAGAG GCTTGTAGCATACTGAAAGCCTCTCTTACTTCTACTACTGCTCTCACTGATGCTCTACTGAGTGGCAAATCGATCAAACAGCCAAAGAGAGAAGTGTGA
- the LOC130996615 gene encoding uncharacterized protein LOC130996615 isoform X2, with translation MDYAGNRSIISSPPRVGDKSSSIEDDCCLQIDGGRYLAIDSGGGNYYLSDHPTSIKGQKIPNERSGVPVFQVDRGGDYFELVTFGVLAGDLRHIWTAGDEILFNELFDLDSEEEILARPVFLPPAVAKYPKMPQKEYVPTAYDQSTTKKHCGPLGIPLALSIAMHYADHRSIISSIEDDYCLQIDGGRYLAIDSGGNYYLSDRPQPIKGEQIPSERLGARIFKIDRGGDYFDLVGFGILGRSDDATFVGGDKILFNDILKQVGSALEEEARGPELVCVPPFVVKYPKNKSHDVPFFDHIMNRVTLKTVSVFVDIRKAARKLKRSHEVESHNTYYANCRGA, from the exons ATGGATTATGCAGGCAACAGATCGATTATATCTTCCCCTCCCCGAGTTGGAGACAAGAGCAGCAGCATTGAAGATGATTGTTGTTTGCAAATCGATGGTGGTCGGTATTTGGCAATTGATAGTGGTGGTGGAAATTATTATCTTTCCGACCACCCCACATCAATTAAAGGCCAAAAAATTCCAAACGAAAGGTCAGGTGTTCCTGTTTTTCAAGTAGATCGTGGCGGTGATTATTTTGAGCTCGTCACATTTGGAGTCTTAGCGGGTGATTTACGCCATATCTGGACTGCCGGGGACG AAATCTTATTCAATGAACTATTTGATCTTGACTCGGAAGAAGAGATCCTTGCACGACCAGTGTTTCTTCCCCCGGCTGTTGCCAAATATCCTAAAATGCCTCAAAAGGAATATGTGCCTACGGCTTACGACCAATCTACG ACAAAAAAACATTGTGGTCCGCTT GGCATTCCTCTGGCCCTCTCTATCGCTATGCATTATGCAGACCACAGATCGATTATATCCAGCATTGAAGATGATTATTGTTTGCAAATCGATGGTGGTCGGTATTTGGCAATTGATAGTGGTGGCAATTATTATCTTTCCGACCGCCCCCAACCAATCAAAGGCGAACAAATTCCAAGCGAAAGGTTGGGTGCGcgtatttttaaaattgatcgTGGTGGTGATTATTTTGATCTCGTCGGATTTGGAATCTTAGGGAGGAGTGATGATGCTACCTTTGTTGGCGGAGACAAAATCCTATTCAATGATATATTGAAACAAGTTGGATCGGCATTGGAAGAAGAAGCGAGGGGGCCAGAATTAGTGTGTGTTCCCCCCTTTGTTGTCAAATATCCTAAAAATAAGTCACATGATGTGCCTTTTTTTGACCACATAATGAACAGAGTCACATTAAAAACAGTTAGTGTGTTTGTTGACATACGTAAAGCTGCTAGGAAGCTTAAGAGAAGCCATGAAGTGGAGTCACATAACACGTACTATGCTAACTGTCGAGGAGCATGA